The nucleotide window GCGTTTCAGGATCGACATCCACTACCAGAACACGGTCACACAGGCTTTCTAACTGGTTTTCTACCAGTAGCGGCACTACCAGAAGCGCATAATCAGAGGTGACTTGCTGTAAGTCCTCTACCATTTTTTCGCGAATGATCGGGTGCAATAGTTTATTAAGCCAGTCTTTTTCATCTGGATTTGAAAAGATCTTCTCTCTTAACTTCGCCCGATCGAGCATTTGATCGTCACGAACAATATCGCTACCAAAGTGCTCCATAATTGCTGTCAGTCCCGGTGTTCCGGGTTCGACGACTTCTCTTGCAACAATATCTGCATCAACGATGTCGATTTTAAATTGCTGCTTGAACAGATTCGCCACGGTGGTTTTACCGCTGGCGATACCGCCTGTTAAGCCAATAACCAAAGCCATTTACGCTCCTAGAATTGATGTGAAATACCAATTTAGAATTTGATCACCCCAGAGTAAGCTAACCCATCCGGCAATCGCTAAGTAAGGACCGAAAGGGAAGGCCTTTTCGATCCCTTTCTTCTGCAATCGTAGCTGAATTATTCCAAATATGACGCCTACGATAGAAGAAAGCAAAATGATCATTGGTAAAGCTTGCCAACCCAGCCATGCGCCAAGCGCTGCGAGTAGCTTAAAGTCGCCATAGCCCATGCCTTCCTTGCCAGTGAGCAACTTAAAGCCCCAATAAACAGACCAGAGACATAAATAGCCAGCGATTGCACCGATCACGGCATCTTGCAGACTAACAGGACTGACTTCGAACAATGCTAGAGCAATGCCAGCCCAAGTTAATGGCAATGTTAATTGATCGGGGAGCAGCATGGTATCGAGATCGATAAATGTCGCTGTGATCAGAATGAAAGTAAAGAATATTAGCGCAATAGTGAAATAGCTGAAGCCAAAATGAAATGCAACGTAGCCGGAGCAGGCTGCAGTCAGTATTTCTACAAGTGGGTATCTGGCGCTGATCGGTGCGCTACAGTTGTGGCATTTACCTTTTAGAAGTAGCCAACTGATCACTGGGATGTTATCGCGAATACGAATCGGAGTACCGCACTGTTGGCAAGAGGAGCGGGGTACGCTTAATGTGAGTGCTTCTTTGGGTGATTCAATATTATATTCAGGAAAAGACTCAGCACATTCACGGCGCCATTCCAGCTCCATGATTTTTGGCAGGCGATAGATAACGACATTAAGAAAACTTCCCACGATCAAACCAAAAACCACGGCGAATATCACGAATA belongs to Vibrio sp. STUT-A11 and includes:
- the coaE gene encoding dephospho-CoA kinase (Dephospho-CoA kinase (CoaE) performs the final step in coenzyme A biosynthesis.), whose protein sequence is MALVIGLTGGIASGKTTVANLFKQQFKIDIVDADIVAREVVEPGTPGLTAIMEHFGSDIVRDDQMLDRAKLREKIFSNPDEKDWLNKLLHPIIREKMVEDLQQVTSDYALLVVPLLVENQLESLCDRVLVVDVDPETQISRTMKRDNVSEEQARAILVSQASRQQRLDMADDVVKNNPDDQDLLLQITDLHEKYLAMCKKNLQN
- a CDS encoding A24 family peptidase, which gives rise to MEVFQYYPWLFVIFAVVFGLIVGSFLNVVIYRLPKIMELEWRRECAESFPEYNIESPKEALTLSVPRSSCQQCGTPIRIRDNIPVISWLLLKGKCHNCSAPISARYPLVEILTAACSGYVAFHFGFSYFTIALIFFTFILITATFIDLDTMLLPDQLTLPLTWAGIALALFEVSPVSLQDAVIGAIAGYLCLWSVYWGFKLLTGKEGMGYGDFKLLAALGAWLGWQALPMIILLSSIVGVIFGIIQLRLQKKGIEKAFPFGPYLAIAGWVSLLWGDQILNWYFTSILGA